The following is a genomic window from Bordetella sp. H567.
AAAAATCGACACCGAAGGCGCGCGCGGTCTGGCTCAGGATAGGCTGGTGCACCGTGTCTTCCATAAAGGTCAATCGGCACAGCGTCCGTGCGCCGCTCTGGGCCAGGGCGACGTCGACGTCCTCCTCCTGGATATGTTCGGCCTCCTGCACGAAGCGCCGCGTGGTCTCATGCTGTGGGTGCAGGAACACCGTGCTCACCGGCCCGCTTTCCACGATGGTCCCCGAATCGATCACCGCGACGCGATCGCAGACGGTGCGGATCACGTCCATTTCGTGGGTGATCAGCACGATGGTCAGGCCCAGCTTTTCGTTGATCTGCCGCAGCAGCTGCAGGATGGAGCGGGTGGTCTGCGGGTCCAGGGCGCTGGTGGCCTCGTCGCACAACAGCACCCGGGGATGGTTGGCCAGGGCGCGCGCGATGCCGACACGCTGCTTTTCCCCGCCGGACAGCTGGCGCGGATACTTGTCCTTGTGGCGGCGCAGGCCCACCAGGTCCAGCAGTTCGTCCACGCGCGCGCCGATTTGACGGGCATCGGCCTGCCCCGCGATCCTCAGCGGAAAGGCGACGTTATCGCCGACCGTCTTGGACCCCACCAGGTTGAAGTGCTGGAAGATCATGCCCACGCCCTGGCGGAAGCGCCGCAGCGCCGTGTCGTCCAGCCCCTGCAGGTCCACACCGTCCACATGGACGGTCCCGCCCGTGGGCCGTTCCAGGAAGTTGATCATGCGCAGCAGCGTGGACTTGCCCGCGCCCGAATGGCCGATGATGCCGAATATCTCGCCCGACGCGACGGTCAGGTCGATGTCCTTCAGCGCCACCACGGCCGCTCCCTGCACCGGGTAGCTTTTGTGTATCGATCGCAACTCGATCATGCTCGCGTGTTCCCCTTGCATTGCTGATATCGCTGTTATGTCGGCGCGCGCCTTGTCCCGGGCCGCCGCGTCAAGACGTCAGATGCGAAACGCTTTTTGCGTGTGTATAACACTCCAGGCCCTCGGTGCCACCCTCGCGGCCGTAGCCGCTGTCCTTCACGCCGCCAAACGGCGTTTCCGACACCGCGGAGACGAAGTGGTTGATCGCCAGGTTGCCGACCTCGAGTTCGTCGCTCAGCAGGCGCGCGTTGCGCGCGGATTCGGTGAAGGCGTAGCCGGCCAGGCCGTACGGCAGGCTGTTGGCCAGCGCGATGGCGTCTTCGATGCTGTCGGCCCGCGTGATCAGCGACAAGGGGCCGAAGGGCTCTTCGCGCATCGCCAGGGCGTCGGTGGGAACATCCGCCAATGCCGTGAACGGAAAATGAAAACCGGCGTCCGCGCGCGGCACGCCGCCGCACAGCACCCTGGCGCCGCGCCGTACCGCATCGTCCGTCAGGCGCTGCAGGCTTTGCAACCGGCGCGCATTGGCGACCGGGCCGATATCGCTGTGCGGATCCAGGCCGCTGCCCTGACGCACCGTGCGGCCTATCTGCGCATAGGCCTGGACGAAGGCCTCGTACACCGCCTTGTGGACGATGAAGCGCGTGGGCGCCACGCACACCTGGCCGCCGTTGTTCAGTTTGGCCTGCACGCCGGCGGCCGCGGCCACCTGCGGATCGGCGTCGTCGCACACGATCACGGGTGCGTGGCCGCCCAGTTCCATGATGACGGGCTTCATATGCGTGCCCGCCAGGCCGGCCAATTGCTTGCCCACCACGGTCGATCCCGTGAAGGTGACCAGGCGCACCACGGGATGTGGAATCAGGAAACCGGAAATCGCCGCGGGATCGCCGAAGACCAGGTTCAGCGCGCCCGCCGGCAGGCCCGCGTCGCAAAAGGCCCGCGCCAGGTGCATGGCGCCGGCGGGGGTTTCCTCCGAGGCCTTCAGGATGATCGCGCAGCCCGCGGCCAGTGCGCCGCCGATCTTGCGGGCCGGCGAACTCATCGGGAAGTTCCAGGGCGTGAAGGCGGCCACCACGCCCACCGGCTCGCGCAGCACCGTATGCCGCATGCCCGGCTCCGCGGGGATGACGCGGCCATAGACGCGGCGCGCTTCCGTCGCGTCCCATTCGATCAGGTCGCAGCCGCGCAGCACCTCGGCGCGCGATTGCGCCACCGGCTTGCCCTGTTCCAGGGTGATGTCCATGGCGATGGTCTCGACGCGTTCGCGCACCAGCTGGACGGCGCGCAGCATGATGCGCGCGCGCTCGGCCGGCGCGGTACGGCGCCACACGGCGAAGCCCCGTGCCGCGGCAGCCGCGGCGCTTTCAAGATGGCCGGGCGTCGCGTGCGGCACGGTGCCGATGGCGTCGCCCGTGGCGGGATCGAGGATGGGCGCGCCGGGCGCCTTGATCCATTCGCCGCCTATCAACATGCGAATGACGGGATAGCCGCCCGTCCGGGGTGCTGCGGTGGCCTGCTCTTCGAGTGTCGCGCTCATGGTGTTTCCCCTGTCGTTGGTTAACGCCTGTGATGCCGTGATGCCTCTGCCCCGTCCGCCTCCTGTTACCGCTTGCCGTTCGCCAGCCGGCGCGATGCCGGGTCCCCCCGCAGCCGCAGCATCATCACGCAGCCGAACAGCGGCCCCAAGGCCAGCATGCCGAACGCGCCCGGCCAGCCCCATGCATGCTGCACGGGCGGCACCAGGTGGATGCTGACCAGCGTCAGCAGGAAGCCCGCGCAGGTCTGCGCCGTCAGCAAGGTACCGATGGAATCCGGCGCGCCGAGTTCGGCAATGCTGGCCGAGAACTGCGCGGAATCCGCGATCACCGTGATTCCCCAGGCCACCGCCACCGCGCCCACGATCAGCGGCGGCGCATCGGCCAGCCAGCCCATGGCCAGCGCGCAGGCGCCGCTGGCCGCCATCGCGGCCACGGTCACGGCGGTGCGACCGTAGCGGTCGGCGAACCAGCCGCCCGCCCACGCGCCGACCGCACCCGCGCCCAGCGCGGCGAACGCCACGCTTTCCGCGGCGCGGCCCGGCGCGGCCACGCCGCGCAAGGTAAAGCTTTCGTGCAGGAACACCGCCAGCCACGCCCACATGGCATACAGCTCCCACATATGCCCCAGGTATCCCAGGTTGGCCAGCCGCAGCGGGCGATGACGCCAGGCCTGCGCCACAGCCGCCGGATTCAGACGCGCTGCCCGCCGCATGGCCGGGCCGACGCCGCACAGGTTGATCGCCAGCCCGGCGGCGGCGGCCAACGCCGCGGCGGCCAGGTAGATCTGCGGCCACTGCATCCCGCCGAAGGCCGCCAGCAGATGCGGGCTGGCGGAGCCCAGCGTCAAGGCCCCCACCAGCAGGCCGATCAACAGGCCCAGGTCGCGGTCCGCCCAGGTGGCGGCCAGGCGCATCCCAACCGGATAGACGCCGGCCATGCACATACCCGTAATGAAGCGCAGCCCATACACCGCCGGTCCGGCGGGCGCGCAGGCCAGCAGCGCCAGCGTCGCCAGCGCGGCGGTCAGCGCCGAGGCCATGAAGAGCCGGCGCGGGTCGAAGCGGTCCGCCAGCCCCAGCACGGCGCTGGCGATGGTGCCGGCCACGAAGCCCGCCTGCACCGAACTGGTCAGCAGCGATTCCTGCCAGGAAGTTAGCGCGACCGCCTGCTTGATGCTGGCCACCGCCGCCGACGAGGCGAACCACACGGACATCGCGCAGACCTGGCACAGCAGCAGGATGCCCAGCGATACCGCCTTGCCGGTCCGCGGCGCCGTTGCGCCCAGCGCGGGTTCGGCCATGGTCTCAGGCGCCCAAGGTCTGCGACAGGCGGCCGACGCGATGGAAGCCCCGGCCGAAATAGATCAAGGCTTCGCTGTCGTGCTGCGTCGCCGCCGCGCGCACCGCACAATAGAACACCGTATGGGTGCCCACCTCTGCGGTGAAGGTGATGTCGCAGTCCAGCGACACCACCGCGCCGCGCAGCACCGGCGATCCGGTTTCCAGCACGTGCCACTCGCCGGCGCTGAAGCGGTCCTCCACGGCCAGGTCCTTGGAGGAGAAGCGCATCGCCAGGGCCTGCTGGCCCGCGTCCAGCACGTTCACGCACAGGCGCGCGTTTTCCTTGAAGGCCGCGTTGTTGCGGCTGCTGCGGTTGATGCACACCAGCAGCATGGGCGGCTGGTCGGTCACCCCGCACACCGCGGACGCCGTGCAGCCGCAGCGCCCGGCCGGGCCGTCGCTGGTCACCACATTCACCGCCGCGCCCAGGTGGGCCATCGCATCGCGGTACGCCGCCTTGTCGATCATTTCCGCCTCGCTCGCATCCTTGGATTCCGCTGCCTGTTCGCCGTGCGCTGTACGTTGGCGGTCATGGGATAGGTATCCCGGAACCGCGGGTGCCCGCCTATCTTCCCGAGCCCACACGGTGAGTCGCCGCGGTATGGGTGGCAGGCAGACGCGCGCGCCCGAACAGCTTTTCCCGATAGACGCCGTCGCTATACGCCGTCTTGTACGCGCCGCGCTCCTGCAGCACCGGCACCACCAGCTCGATGAAGTCCTCGAAGCATTCCGGCGTGACCGTGCGCGACAGATTGAAGCCATCCACGCCGGCCTGCTCGCTCCACGCGATCAGTTGGTCGGCGATCTGCTCGGCCGATCCCACCATGGGCTGCTGGCGGCTGCCCAGCACCATCTGGTCGATGAGCTTGCGCTTGGTCCAGGTCGGCCCGGCGCTGCGCGTCATCGCCTCCACGTTCGAGACGATGGCCTGGGTCTTCTCCGTCTGCACCGGTTCGTCCATGTCGTACTTCGCGAAATCGATGCCCATGGAGGCGGACGCATGGGCCAGCGCGGCCTCCACGTCGACGTGCTGCTTGTAGTCCTCGAACTTCTCGCGCGCCTCGGCTTCCGTGCGGCCGGTGACGACCGTCGCGCCCATGAAGATCTTCACATCCTCCGCCTGCCGGCCGTATTTGACGGCCAGCGCGCGAATGTCGTCAACGATGGCCTTGACGCCGTTCATGCTCTGCCCGTTCACGAACACGCATTCCGCGTGCGTCGCGGCGAACTGGCGGCCGCGCGTGGAGGCACCGGCCTGGTACAGCACCGGCGTACGCTGCGGCGAAGGCTCGCACAAGTGCAGGGCATCCACCTTGTACTGGCGGCCGTCATGCACCACGCGATGCACCTTCGCGGGATCCGCGTACACGCGGGCGGCGCGGTCTTCCCGCACGGCGCCGTCTTCCCAGCTGCCTTCCCAGAACTTGTAGACCAGCGACATGTATTCGTCCGCCAGGTCGTAGCGGTCGTCGTGCGCCATCTGTCCCGACAGGCCGGTGGCCCGCGCGGCGCTGTCCAGGTAGCCCGTGACGATGTTCCAGCCGATGCGGCCACGGGTCAGGTGGTCCAGCGTCGACATGCGGCGCGCGAAGGAAAACGGGGGCTCGTAGGTCAGGTTGCAGGTCACGCCGAAGCCCAGGTGCCGGGTGGCGGCCGCCATGGCGGGAATGATCAGGCTGGGATCGTTCACCGGCAGCTGCACGGCGCCGCGCAGCGTCGCATCGACGCCGCCGCCGTACACGTCGTAGGCGCCCAGCACGTCGGCGAAGAACACGCCGTCGAACAGCCCGGCCTCCAGCGTCTGCGCCAGCCCGGTCCAGTAATGGATATCCGTATAGCGCGTCGACTGGTCGCGCGGATGCGTCCACAGGCCCTGCTGGATGTGCCCCACACAGTTCATGTCGAAGGCGTTGAGACGGATTTCGCGCGGCATGGGTGGGTCGTCCTTGTGCGGGATAGCTGCCTGGAATAGCCTGCGGCGCGCTGGAACGGCGCCGCGGGCTGTAGCCGTTTCGTCCACTATAGTGGACATGCAAGCCCCGAACAATGCGGCAAACACGTACTTCCGGGTTTGTCCCTATGCCGCCCGGCCGGCGCGCCCGCGCCGGAATGGGGGCCATGGCGTGGATACGCCGCCGTGGGTCCCCGAAATCCGGCGCGGCCGCGCTAGAACCGCATGGCGACCCGGAGCAGCCCGGAATGCTGCCGGTTGCCGCCGCCGAACTGCCCGTCGTAGCTGATGCCGGCGGTCGTGTTGCGGGCAATGGTCATCTCGGCGCCCAGCCCAAGCACGGCGGCGTCGCGCGCGATCGGGACGCCCGTCACCGAGAACGCGGCGCCGCCGTCGAAGGCCAGGTCCTGGCTGGGCCGCACATCGCCCATCGCGTGGCGCCAGCCCAGCGATGCGGTCAGGCGGTTGGGGGCGCGATCGGAGCCGAACTGCCATGCGCCGCGCAGTCCCAGTGTGGTGGTGGTTACGTCGTCGGAACGCCCCGTGCCGTGCAGCGCGGCGGTGCCGCCGGATTCCGCGAAGTCCCGCGTGCGCAGCTGGTTCCACGCCACACCGGCGAAGGGTTCGATGGTGTAGCTGTCGCCCAGCGGCAGGTTGTAGCCCAGTTCGGAGAACACTTGCGTCGACGAGGCGTGATAGGAAGATTCCAGCTGCTGGTTCAGGCTGCCCACCGCCACGCTGCGCTTCGTGTCGATATCGTGCCAGGTGTAGGCCGCGCCGGCCGTGAAACGGAAATGCCCCGGCCCGGCGTAGAAATTCCGTCCGCCGAACAACGTGGCCGTATAGCTATCGACGTCCGTGCGCGACGAGGTATCGGCGATCGAGCTGTGGCTGTCGGTGTAGCCGAACGCGCCGCCCAAGCGCCAGCCGCCGCCCACCGCGCCGTCGCCGCCGATGAAGATGCCGCCGTCGGATTGACTCACGCGCGACGCGTTACCGTCGCTGGCGAACGTGCGCCAGTTGCCGAAGACCTGCGCCCAGACCGGATGCGCGCCACTTTGCGGCAGCGCGTCGGCGGACGGCGGGCCCCATTGGGCCGTGGGGCGTCCGGCAAGCGCGGGGCCGTCCAGGTTGCGGCGCAGGGGCGCCATCGGCAGCGTCCGCACGGTATCCGCCTGGCTCTGCAGCACACTGGCGGTGCTGGCATACGCTTCGCCGGAAAGCATGTTCAACGCCGCGCGCGCCTCGCCCGGCGTCATGGAAAGCAGCGCCTCGGTCACCTGACTGGCGGCAGTGCCACTGATGGGCGCGATAGCAGCTGCGGCTGCGGCCGAGGCCGGGGCCGCGGCC
Proteins encoded in this region:
- a CDS encoding methionine ABC transporter ATP-binding protein, encoding MIELRSIHKSYPVQGAAVVALKDIDLTVASGEIFGIIGHSGAGKSTLLRMINFLERPTGGTVHVDGVDLQGLDDTALRRFRQGVGMIFQHFNLVGSKTVGDNVAFPLRIAGQADARQIGARVDELLDLVGLRRHKDKYPRQLSGGEKQRVGIARALANHPRVLLCDEATSALDPQTTRSILQLLRQINEKLGLTIVLITHEMDVIRTVCDRVAVIDSGTIVESGPVSTVFLHPQHETTRRFVQEAEHIQEEDVDVALAQSGARTLCRLTFMEDTVHQPILSQTARAFGVDFSILGGRIERIKSLTCGQMTVALEGPDEQVKNALLRLAATGVTVEELRA
- a CDS encoding NAD-dependent succinate-semialdehyde dehydrogenase — its product is MSATLEEQATAAPRTGGYPVIRMLIGGEWIKAPGAPILDPATGDAIGTVPHATPGHLESAAAAAARGFAVWRRTAPAERARIMLRAVQLVRERVETIAMDITLEQGKPVAQSRAEVLRGCDLIEWDATEARRVYGRVIPAEPGMRHTVLREPVGVVAAFTPWNFPMSSPARKIGGALAAGCAIILKASEETPAGAMHLARAFCDAGLPAGALNLVFGDPAAISGFLIPHPVVRLVTFTGSTVVGKQLAGLAGTHMKPVIMELGGHAPVIVCDDADPQVAAAAGVQAKLNNGGQVCVAPTRFIVHKAVYEAFVQAYAQIGRTVRQGSGLDPHSDIGPVANARRLQSLQRLTDDAVRRGARVLCGGVPRADAGFHFPFTALADVPTDALAMREEPFGPLSLITRADSIEDAIALANSLPYGLAGYAFTESARNARLLSDELEVGNLAINHFVSAVSETPFGGVKDSGYGREGGTEGLECYTHAKSVSHLTS
- a CDS encoding MFS transporter produces the protein MAEPALGATAPRTGKAVSLGILLLCQVCAMSVWFASSAAVASIKQAVALTSWQESLLTSSVQAGFVAGTIASAVLGLADRFDPRRLFMASALTAALATLALLACAPAGPAVYGLRFITGMCMAGVYPVGMRLAATWADRDLGLLIGLLVGALTLGSASPHLLAAFGGMQWPQIYLAAAALAAAAGLAINLCGVGPAMRRAARLNPAAVAQAWRHRPLRLANLGYLGHMWELYAMWAWLAVFLHESFTLRGVAAPGRAAESVAFAALGAGAVGAWAGGWFADRYGRTAVTVAAMAASGACALAMGWLADAPPLIVGAVAVAWGITVIADSAQFSASIAELGAPDSIGTLLTAQTCAGFLLTLVSIHLVPPVQHAWGWPGAFGMLALGPLFGCVMMLRLRGDPASRRLANGKR
- a CDS encoding flavin reductase; translated protein: MIDKAAYRDAMAHLGAAVNVVTSDGPAGRCGCTASAVCGVTDQPPMLLVCINRSSRNNAAFKENARLCVNVLDAGQQALAMRFSSKDLAVEDRFSAGEWHVLETGSPVLRGAVVSLDCDITFTAEVGTHTVFYCAVRAAATQHDSEALIYFGRGFHRVGRLSQTLGA
- a CDS encoding LLM class flavin-dependent oxidoreductase, translated to MPREIRLNAFDMNCVGHIQQGLWTHPRDQSTRYTDIHYWTGLAQTLEAGLFDGVFFADVLGAYDVYGGGVDATLRGAVQLPVNDPSLIIPAMAAATRHLGFGVTCNLTYEPPFSFARRMSTLDHLTRGRIGWNIVTGYLDSAARATGLSGQMAHDDRYDLADEYMSLVYKFWEGSWEDGAVREDRAARVYADPAKVHRVVHDGRQYKVDALHLCEPSPQRTPVLYQAGASTRGRQFAATHAECVFVNGQSMNGVKAIVDDIRALAVKYGRQAEDVKIFMGATVVTGRTEAEAREKFEDYKQHVDVEAALAHASASMGIDFAKYDMDEPVQTEKTQAIVSNVEAMTRSAGPTWTKRKLIDQMVLGSRQQPMVGSAEQIADQLIAWSEQAGVDGFNLSRTVTPECFEDFIELVVPVLQERGAYKTAYSDGVYREKLFGRARLPATHTAATHRVGSGR